One region of Phragmites australis chromosome 18, lpPhrAust1.1, whole genome shotgun sequence genomic DNA includes:
- the LOC133899430 gene encoding uncharacterized protein LOC133899430: MAVPPHAMPEQQQEQEEDDDFTFPTPPQLPAAARGNGRRVFHLPCSASSSSSPPVWLPSSPIRRSFSAADCAASPWRARVLLGRHRLNGACSPALSDYAAGFCDDEEEEEEETMDSLWEDLNDKDAAAGDDLFLGSLDVSRLRSIAGPDVAERTRRAAKDQREAAVLGASRSSRRRPPGLVVMMRALKRMFVAHKDKSKVHRDEQSTVSDSASAFS; the protein is encoded by the coding sequence ATGGCTGTGCCGCCCCACGCCATGccagagcagcagcaggagcaagAAGAAGACGACGACTTCACCTTCCCCACGCCGCCGCAGCTCCCTGCAGCCGCACGCGGCAACGGTCGCCGCGTGTTCCACCTACCCTGCTCGGCGTCCTCGTCTTCCTCCCCGCCGGTCTGGCTGCCCTCCTCCCCCATCCGCCGCAGCTTCTCCGCGGCCGACTGCGCCGCGTCGCCGTGGCGCGCGCGCGTCCTGCTCGGCCGCCACCGCCTCAACGGCGCGTGCTCCCCCGCGCTCAGCGACTACGCCGCCGGCTTCTGCgacgatgaagaagaggaagaagaggagacgATGGACAGCCTGTGGGAGGACCTCAACGACAAGGACGCGGCGGCCGGGGACGACCTGTTCCTCGGCTCCCTCGACGTGTCGCGCCTCCGGTCCATCGCCGGGCCGGACGTCGCCGAGAGGACGAGGAGGGCGGCCAAGGATCAGCGCGAGGCCGCGGTGCTCGGCGCGTCGAGGAgctcgcggcggcggccgccggggCTGGTGGTGATGATGCGCGCGCTCAAGAGGATGTTCGTCGCGCACAAGGACAAGAGCAAGGTGCACAGGGACGAGCAGAGCACCGTCTCTGATTCTGCTTCTGCTTTTTCCTGA